From a single Bacillus sp. NEB1478 genomic region:
- the tenA gene encoding thiaminase II: MQTFTESLRQKAEHIWEANLHHPFVKGIGSGELSLDCFKFYILQDSYYLSHFAKVQALAGSRAEDLYTTSRMAAHALGTSEAELALHEKFIKQLQITDEELTNFQPAPTAYNYTSHLYRVGESGTLGEIIAAILPCYWIYHEIGEKYKGSTPNEPIFQEWISTYGDEWFAELVHEQINRLDHLAEKASESERNKMETHFLLSCQYEYLFWEMAYKMEQWSFDPLKENLVVKGER; this comes from the coding sequence ATGCAAACATTTACTGAAAGTTTACGCCAAAAAGCGGAACATATTTGGGAAGCCAATCTTCATCATCCGTTTGTTAAAGGGATAGGTAGTGGTGAATTATCACTCGATTGTTTTAAATTCTATATTTTGCAAGATTCATATTATCTTTCCCACTTTGCAAAAGTTCAAGCATTAGCTGGATCAAGGGCAGAAGATCTTTACACAACATCAAGAATGGCGGCACATGCTTTAGGTACAAGCGAAGCAGAACTAGCACTTCATGAAAAGTTTATTAAACAACTTCAAATTACAGATGAGGAACTGACAAATTTCCAACCCGCTCCAACTGCTTACAATTACACCTCACATCTCTACCGTGTCGGTGAATCTGGTACATTAGGTGAAATAATCGCTGCCATACTGCCTTGTTACTGGATCTACCACGAAATTGGAGAGAAATATAAAGGATCAACGCCAAATGAACCCATTTTTCAAGAATGGATTTCAACATATGGCGATGAATGGTTCGCAGAGTTAGTTCATGAACAAATTAATCGATTAGATCATTTGGCTGAAAAAGCGAGCGAGTCAGAAAGAAATAAAATGGAAACTCATTTCTTGCTGAGCTGCCAATATGAATATTTGTTTTGGGAAATGGCTTATAAGATGGAACAATGGTCATTCGATCCCCTAAAAGAAAACTTAGTTGTTAAAGGAGAAAGATAA